In Candidatus Brocadia sp., the sequence TCATACGAAATCTTGATGGTATTGGCCACAAACAGGCACAATTAGTAACGAATTGGATCCACGAAAGGATGATGAATGTACGGGTAATTGCAAACAATCCTTTGATGATCAAATGTGTAAAAATTACAAAAGAAGACAAGGATTACCCGGATATTGTCCAATACTTAGAGACGGTAAGGAACGAATATGGTTATAAGGGTGTATTTATCAGCAATGACAAAGGATTGGTAACTATTGCTACGGTTGAAGAAGGTGTGGGAAATGATATTTCAGAAACAGAGTATTTTCAAGAAGCAATGCAAGGAAAGACCTTTGTATCGAGTTTTATGCCATCTGAGATCCCGTTGGTAAACGAATTTGGAGAGAAAGAATTTGGCATGCCTACTGTGTTTGTTTCGACACCATTGAAAGATAAGGATGGAATTATAATTGGCGTTGTCTCTGTCAGAGTAGATGTGAATAGTTTGAATGATTTAATGCTCAGTCTCAATTTAGGGAAGACAGGAGAGACCTATCTGGTAAATAAAGACGGATATATGGTCACGGAATCACGGTTTGCTGTCCACCTCAAAGAAATAGGGCTCGTGAAAAAGAGATGCGCCTTAGAATTGAAGCTCATTGATCGGGAAACTGGTGAGTTGACGAAAGGTGTTCGAGAGTGTATTTCTGGCAGCAATGGTTTTGATGCGAGGGGCTACAAGGATTACAGCGGTGTAACGGTATTAGGCGCATGGCGCTGGCTGCCTGAATTTTATTTGGGTGTAATATCAGAAATCGATAGAGATGAAGGCTATGGAGCCGCTTATAACCTGAATTATATTGTCGGCTCTGTGTTATTAATCCTTGCATTCCCATTTGTAGTGGCAGCATATTTTATCGGTAAAAAGACTTCGATACCGATTATCAAACTCACTGAAGCAACTGAAAAAATGGCTTCAGGAGATTTAACTCAAAGGGTAGATATTAAGAGAGAAGATGAAATTGGAATATTGGCAAATTCCTTTAATGCTATGGCAAAGTCTTTGGATGAGAAGACAAAAGAAATAACAGCATCCGAAAAACGGTATAGGGAATTGTTTAACTCTCTAAAGGAAGGGGTGTATCAGTCTGAGCCAGGGGTAGAGGGTGTGTTTACCTTTATTAATAAGGCAGGTGCGGAAATCCTGGGATATAGTTCTCCGGAAGAGGTAATTGGAACGAAGGTAAAAAATATCTACGGAGACCCGGAGGATAGAAGACGGCTTTGTGAGAAACTTGAGAAGGACGGAGTATGGAGAGAATTTGTATCCATTTGTAAGAGAAGGAACGGTGAGAATTTTTATGCAGAACGTACAAGCAATTTGCTGAGGGATGAAAAAGAGAATCCAGTTGCTATCCATGGAGTATTCAGGGATATCTCAGAGAGGAAAAAAGCAGAGATGGAGATTGTTGAATCTGAACAGAGGTATCGCGTGTTATTCGATTCACTCAAAGAAGGGGTATATCAATCCGAACCGACAGAGGATGGCGTATTTACCTGGATCAACAGGGCAGGGGCAGAGATCCTTGGTTTTAAGTCTCCGGAGGAGGTTGTTGGGACGAGGGTAAAGGATATTTATGTGAATTCAGATGACCGGAGAAAAATAGTTGAGAAGTTAACGAAGGAAGGTGTTTGGAGGAATTTTTCCTCCTTATGCAAGAGGAAAAATGGTGAACGTTTTTATATGGAACGCACATCAAATCTGGTTACAGATGATAAAGGAAAACCAACGCGCATAGATGGTATATTCAGGGATATTACTGAGCGAAAGAGGTCAGAAGAGGAATTACAGGAATCTGAGAGGCACTACAGACAATTGCTGGATTCATTAAAAGAGGGAATATACCAGTGTGAGCCAACGGTAGATGGGGTATTTACCTGGATCAATAGGGCAGGGGCAGAGATCCTTGGTTACAACTCACCTGAAGAAGTGATTGGAACACGGGTAAAGGATATGTATGTGGATTCCGATGATCGAAAAGAATTAATTGTGAAGTTGGAAAAGGAAGGGGTATGGCGGGATTTTACTTCATACTGTAAAAGGAAAAATGGAGAGCGATTTATTTCTGAGAGGACATCCAACCTTGAGCGGGATGAAAGCGGTAAACCAATCAGGATTACAGGTGTATTCAGAGATATAACAGAAAGATAAAAAAAACCATTATTTCATTAAAATACCCTGTTCTAGGAGTACAGAATTATGGGAAATCAGGCGGCAAAGGGTTTATCAGTTAACGCAAAGACCCTTATTGTAATATTGATGTTTGTGAACGTTGGTTTTGCGGTAAAAATGCTCAATAAGTATTACAGAATGAAAGAAGCGGGATACGTCAGGGAAAAGACATTTCGTGAACAACTCGAAAATAGAGTGATGAAGGCCTTTGGTTCTATGGAAGAGCTAAACAAGATGATTGATGATATTACACGACAAAAAGAGGAGGCAGAAAAGATTGCAGCTTCTTTTAAGGAACAGGATGAACAATTGAGGCTTGCAAACAAAAAACTCGAAGACATAAAGGCAAAGCTGGAGGAGGAAAAAGCCCTATTACAAAAAGAGATATGGGGTTTGGAGGATTCGTTGTCATTAGCAAGGAAGACGCTCAGTAGTAAGGATTTGTCAATTCAAGAGCTTGTGAAGAATATAGAAACAATGAAAAAAGAGACTGTAGTGCTTAGGAAGCGGCTCGAAGAACAGTCAAAGACACCGGAAGGATGGAGCCTGCCCCATCAGTAAGTTCATCGTGGAGGATTTCTGTTATGTAAGCGGGTTTCAAGCTAACCGGCGGTATATGAAAATACCTGACAGAACACAAAGTACAGAACAAAAAAAACAAAGCATAGACATCTGGTGTCTGTTCGTGGAAAACCTCCTCTTATCTCATGGTTGGTTCAATCTTGTAAACTGAACCAACCATGAGGGGGGAGAACTTGATTATTTGAAAATACTGGAAGAAGTTTTTGCAAAAAGAAGGGGGGTGTAGCAAGTGAATTACTAAATTAAAATGAATGTCGTATTGTAATGAACTTTAGAAGAGGGGGTACATAATTAGTGTTGGTTTAATATAGTGTATACAACATTTTAGAGGAGAACAATTAATGTTATATACTGGAAATGTAGATGCAATTGCAGCGGTATCTTTAAAGAAAGCCACCGCAATGAAACATAGCTTAACAGGCTTTCTGACACTTTCTGTGATGGCTGGTTTTTTTATTGGATTTGGCGTCCTTCTCATGGTTATTGCGGCTGCTCCTGTTGCAGCGCTAAACCCTGGAATAGGTAAAATAGTTGGGGGCGCAGTATTTCCTATCGCTTTGATATTAGTAGTTATTGGCGGAGCCGAGCTTTTTACCGGATATAACTTGCTGATATTAAAAGGTACCTTTCGGGGTACAGTGCCATTTGGCGATGCAATGCTGGGCTGGTTTTGGACGTACTTGGGTAACCTGGGCGGATCAATGATTTTTGCACTTTTAATCTATATGTCCGGTGTGTTCGCCCCTGATCCATGGCATGCCTTTTTGAACAAGGCGGCCACCTATAAGATGAATGCGCCATGGTGGGAATTGTTTTTCAGGGGTCTCTTTTGTAACTGGCTCGTTTGCCTGGGTATATGGTCTGCTTTTAGGTGCACAAGTGATTCGGGCAAGATAATGATGTGCTGGTGGGTTTTATTCTGTTTTGTTACCACAGGAATGGAACACAGTGTGGCAAATATGACGTTTTTGACGATTGCAAATTTACTGCCGCATGGTCCGGAGATTTCATGGGGTAAAATGTTCGGGTGGAACCTTATCCCTGTTACCCTTGGTAATATCGTGGGAGGCAGTTTCTTCGTTACCTTCCTCTATTGGTTTGCCACTGCTATGGATGAGAAAGGAGCAAGGAGGATGGAGGCCGTAAAGGGAGGTTCCGGAGTCGGTGAGTTACCACGGGCCGGCGGTGCTTCTGAAGAGATTAAAGATATCAAGGTGAAAATGAAGTAATAAATCAGAAACGAATTCCAAAATACGGTAATAACAGGAAATTATCAGTAATATCAT encodes:
- a CDS encoding PAS domain S-box protein, with product MYISIKNRLILLLILFTLLPFILLRIIAYPRIQSDLQEVLIRNLDGIGHKQAQLVTNWIHERMMNVRVIANNPLMIKCVKITKEDKDYPDIVQYLETVRNEYGYKGVFISNDKGLVTIATVEEGVGNDISETEYFQEAMQGKTFVSSFMPSEIPLVNEFGEKEFGMPTVFVSTPLKDKDGIIIGVVSVRVDVNSLNDLMLSLNLGKTGETYLVNKDGYMVTESRFAVHLKEIGLVKKRCALELKLIDRETGELTKGVRECISGSNGFDARGYKDYSGVTVLGAWRWLPEFYLGVISEIDRDEGYGAAYNLNYIVGSVLLILAFPFVVAAYFIGKKTSIPIIKLTEATEKMASGDLTQRVDIKREDEIGILANSFNAMAKSLDEKTKEITASEKRYRELFNSLKEGVYQSEPGVEGVFTFINKAGAEILGYSSPEEVIGTKVKNIYGDPEDRRRLCEKLEKDGVWREFVSICKRRNGENFYAERTSNLLRDEKENPVAIHGVFRDISERKKAEMEIVESEQRYRVLFDSLKEGVYQSEPTEDGVFTWINRAGAEILGFKSPEEVVGTRVKDIYVNSDDRRKIVEKLTKEGVWRNFSSLCKRKNGERFYMERTSNLVTDDKGKPTRIDGIFRDITERKRSEEELQESERHYRQLLDSLKEGIYQCEPTVDGVFTWINRAGAEILGYNSPEEVIGTRVKDMYVDSDDRKELIVKLEKEGVWRDFTSYCKRKNGERFISERTSNLERDESGKPIRITGVFRDITER
- a CDS encoding formate/nitrite transporter family protein, with protein sequence MLYTGNVDAIAAVSLKKATAMKHSLTGFLTLSVMAGFFIGFGVLLMVIAAAPVAALNPGIGKIVGGAVFPIALILVVIGGAELFTGYNLLILKGTFRGTVPFGDAMLGWFWTYLGNLGGSMIFALLIYMSGVFAPDPWHAFLNKAATYKMNAPWWELFFRGLFCNWLVCLGIWSAFRCTSDSGKIMMCWWVLFCFVTTGMEHSVANMTFLTIANLLPHGPEISWGKMFGWNLIPVTLGNIVGGSFFVTFLYWFATAMDEKGARRMEAVKGGSGVGELPRAGGASEEIKDIKVKMK